In the Salmo trutta chromosome 13, fSalTru1.1, whole genome shotgun sequence genome, aagagaggagtggagagagagaaagagaggatataTACGAGGATATTGAAGGTGAAGTGAAGGATGAGATTATACAAGTAAATGACAACAACACTGGTTCAGTCAGAGAGGAAGTGGGGATGAATAGGGGCTCATACACATACCCCACAGCTCCCCTTGAGAGCTGGCGTAATGGCTTCCACAGCACCCAGGGCTCTGCTGGAGAGATCCAAAATGGCGGGCGAGTTTCTATGTCCCTGTCCAGACAGACCCCCACCATCGTCAACCGGACAGCCAGACCCTTCTTCTCCCCGCCCACCATACAGCTTAAGTCCCCAGAGGCCAGGAGTCCTGTCATGGATAACAACATACTCCCAGCCCCCTCCTATCCTACCCCCACTCTTTCACCAGCCCCCTCCTactccactccccctctccctgcttTCACTGCCACTCGCCCTGTcgccttctcccctcctccccctcttgccTCATGCTCCATGCCTCCTCTCAAAGCCTtccccatccatcctcctcctccctccctgtctctctccagtcctcctccGAAGTCTACCGTCATGTTCCCTAGGTCTACAGCCGTCCCCCAGTACAACCCTCCTCCTACAGCTGCCCCAGTGTCCCAATATCTACCCCCCAACCCTCCTGTCACCCAATACATCCCTCCTCCAACCTCCCCCAGACCCAACACCTTTGTCCCCTTCACCCCTCAGCCTATTGGTCAACAGAACCAGCAGCAGCCAATCAAAACGGGCATTCTGGAGAAAGGGGCGGCGGCCATCAGACGATCGTCAACAGCCAGGAAGTCCATGTTCACCTTTAAGGAGAAGCCTGTCATGGCACCCAACCCTGAACTCCTCTCTCTGGTCCAGGGGAATGATGATAGGAAGAAGCACGGCCTCCGCTCCGTTCCCGACCCAGCCCCAGAGGAGGAGCTGCTGGCTCTGGGGGCCGAGGCCTCTAACTTCCTAgccagggaggaggtgaaggcggAGGCTGCCAACGTGCCGGAGTGGTCCTCCTGTCTCAAGAGCTCCAGGACCAGGGAGCCCAGGGTTCAGCACCAGCCAGAGCAGACCCTGACCAACGCATCAGGGAAGGGGGCCGAGCTGTTCGCTAAGCGCCAGTCCAGGATGGAGAAGTACGTAGTGGAGAACCAGAATGTCTACGGTGGTGGAGGTGGTCAGATGAGGTCTCCGTCTCCCACCGCGTCTCTACCGCCGTCTTGGATCTATCCATCTAATATGCCTGGCCGGGTCAAAGCTATCGCTAACAACACTGACCTCAGCGCCAGGCTGACCCGGACCCTCCAGACCCCTCAGCCCGTGAACAGGAGGCCCAGCCAGCAGGCATCAACCCCGGCCCCGGTCCTCGCAGAACCACCCCTGGAGTACGGCTGCACCAAGATAGAGATGGACCTCTCCAGGCACCAACCCTACCAGCTCAACTCCTCCCTGTTTATCTTCAACCCAGTCCAGGACTCTACCAGCACCCTGCTGAGCGCTCTGCCCCGGGGGGCCCCGCCACCACCCAAACCCCTGGTCTCATCTGAGGCCTACTCCAGGCAGGCCTCCCTGCCCTCCTCCAACCCTCAGTCACACAACTACAACAGCCTGCCCCGCTTCAGGCCTACCCTGTCACCCTCACTTCAGCCCCCATCAGGAGGAATTGGAGGTAGGGATAACTATCCTCCACAACACGGGGGGACTCCACAGCTGAGGGACCCCAGGatcacctctcctgtctctgcctTCTCTCCGGAGAGAGTGGCCTCTCCTCGGACGAGTGTCCAGGCACCCAGACCCACATTCTCTGCCAAGAGGGTCGGGATCGAACCCCAGGTGTGGAGGCCTTCTTTCTTCTTCTACTGATAGATTTACTCTGTTTCTACTCTGCTTTTACTCTGCTTCTACTCTGTTTCTACTCTGCTTTTACTCTGTTTCTACTCTGCTTTTACTCTGCTTTAACTCTGTTTCTACTCTGCTTTTACTCTGCTTTAACTCTGTTTCTACTCTGCTTTTACTCTGTTTCTACTCTGCTTTTACTCTGTTTCTACTCTGCTTTTACTCTGCTTCTACTCTGTTTCTACTCTGCTTTTACTCTGTTTCTACTCTGCTTTTACTCTGCTTTAACTCTGTTTCTACTCTGCTTTTACTCTGTTTCTACTCTGCTTTTACTCTGTTTCTACTCTGCTTTTACTCTGTTTCTACTCTGCTTTTACTCTGCTTTAACTCTGTTTCTACTCTGCTTTTACTCTGCTTTAACTCTGTTTCTACTCTGCTTTTACTCTGTTTCTACTCTGCTTTTACTCTGTTTCTACTCTGCTTTTACTCTGTTTCTACTCTGCTTTTACTCTGCTTTAACTCTGTTTCTACTCTGCTTTTACTCTGTTTCTACTCTGCTTTTACTCTGCTTTTACTCTGTTTCTACTCTGCTTTTACTCTGCTTTAACTCTGTTTCTACTCTGCTTTTACTCTGTTTCTACTCTGCTTTTACTCTGCTTTAACTCTGTTTCTACTCTGCTTTTACTCTGTTTCTACTCTGCTTTTACT is a window encoding:
- the synpo gene encoding synaptopodin isoform X1, producing the protein METERGHMSVRRGVSWSPAGGRKPLQGGNTDTGKRESDASLERRDYKGIKGQVTSTSTNQLARKTNLARSASLSEKELKEARVRSQIIAAQLTVPSGCSNSRGVQLFNRRKQRVNAFTLDSCGERTREQERDGDNRNNNLTWEEEREGPSEGTETETDRQLNWKNSSGTKPPLWSPPFGSEVTGSDIMEDRGDEHIYEEVDVIQERHFQPVNEREEEEEERSGEREREDIYEDIEGEVKDEIIQVNDNNTGSVREEVGMNRGSYTYPTAPLESWRNGFHSTQGSAGEIQNGGRVSMSLSRQTPTIVNRTARPFFSPPTIQLKSPEARSPVMDNNILPAPSYPTPTLSPAPSYSTPPLPAFTATRPVAFSPPPPLASCSMPPLKAFPIHPPPPSLSLSSPPPKSTVMFPRSTAVPQYNPPPTAAPVSQYLPPNPPVTQYIPPPTSPRPNTFVPFTPQPIGQQNQQQPIKTGILEKGAAAIRRSSTARKSMFTFKEKPVMAPNPELLSLVQGNDDRKKHGLRSVPDPAPEEELLALGAEASNFLAREEVKAEAANVPEWSSCLKSSRTREPRVQHQPEQTLTNASGKGAELFAKRQSRMEKYVVENQNVYGGGGGQMRSPSPTASLPPSWIYPSNMPGRVKAIANNTDLSARLTRTLQTPQPVNRRPSQQASTPAPVLAEPPLEYGCTKIEMDLSRHQPYQLNSSLFIFNPVQDSTSTLLSALPRGAPPPPKPLVSSEAYSRQASLPSSNPQSHNYNSLPRFRPTLSPSLQPPSGGIGGRDNYPPQHGGTPQLRDPRITSPVSAFSPERVASPRTSVQAPRPTFSAKRVGIEPQMRKESPPTTTTTTTPTRTPQFTRRFSSPEGLPTSRPLHQATATSPASPPWETRYKSPTVVNQATKPFSTASLSRPKPSTTTSPISPVSPWGSRCQSPNINQTTKPFSTIISNSSSSRPSHQGTITSPLSPSPLSPPWGSRCQSPIVSPSPNNSKANHRLLAKNIINAAKRKNSPSPGALSGHNLPISPLGDNTTHQHHQGYDHQHHHISSKPPFSPYQSRAMGCQSPPFTSPPPTPTGVIRSPVRLYNTRSLTDSDASVESEDSGLRSPGLQRSHNISPRGWGGSLRVKRGSFGTDL
- the synpo gene encoding synaptopodin isoform X2; the encoded protein is MEDRGDEHIYEEVDVIQERHFQPVNEREEEEEERSGEREREDIYEDIEGEVKDEIIQVNDNNTGSVREEVGMNRGSYTYPTAPLESWRNGFHSTQGSAGEIQNGGRVSMSLSRQTPTIVNRTARPFFSPPTIQLKSPEARSPVMDNNILPAPSYPTPTLSPAPSYSTPPLPAFTATRPVAFSPPPPLASCSMPPLKAFPIHPPPPSLSLSSPPPKSTVMFPRSTAVPQYNPPPTAAPVSQYLPPNPPVTQYIPPPTSPRPNTFVPFTPQPIGQQNQQQPIKTGILEKGAAAIRRSSTARKSMFTFKEKPVMAPNPELLSLVQGNDDRKKHGLRSVPDPAPEEELLALGAEASNFLAREEVKAEAANVPEWSSCLKSSRTREPRVQHQPEQTLTNASGKGAELFAKRQSRMEKYVVENQNVYGGGGGQMRSPSPTASLPPSWIYPSNMPGRVKAIANNTDLSARLTRTLQTPQPVNRRPSQQASTPAPVLAEPPLEYGCTKIEMDLSRHQPYQLNSSLFIFNPVQDSTSTLLSALPRGAPPPPKPLVSSEAYSRQASLPSSNPQSHNYNSLPRFRPTLSPSLQPPSGGIGGRDNYPPQHGGTPQLRDPRITSPVSAFSPERVASPRTSVQAPRPTFSAKRVGIEPQMRKESPPTTTTTTTPTRTPQFTRRFSSPEGLPTSRPLHQATATSPASPPWETRYKSPTVVNQATKPFSTASLSRPKPSTTTSPISPVSPWGSRCQSPNINQTTKPFSTIISNSSSSRPSHQGTITSPLSPSPLSPPWGSRCQSPIVSPSPNNSKANHRLLAKNIINAAKRKNSPSPGALSGHNLPISPLGDNTTHQHHQGYDHQHHHISSKPPFSPYQSRAMGCQSPPFTSPPPTPTGVIRSPVRLYNTRSLTDSDASVESEDSGLRSPGLQRSHNISPRGWGGSLRVKRGSFGTDL
- the synpo gene encoding synaptopodin isoform X3, translating into METERGHMSVRRGVSWSPAGGRKPLQGGNTDTGKRESDASLERRDYKGIKGQVTSTSTNQLARKTNLARSASLSEKELKEARVRSQIIAAQLTVPSGCSNSRGVQLFNRRKQRVNAFTLDSCGERTREQERDGDNRNNNLTWEEEREGPSEGTETETDRQLNWKNSSGTKPPLWSPPFGSEVTGSDIMEDRGDEHIYEEVDVIQERHFQPVNEREEEEEERSGEREREDIYEDIEGEVKDEIIQVNDNNTGSVREEVGMNRGSYTYPTAPLESWRNGFHSTQGSAGEIQNGGRVSMSLSRQTPTIVNRTARPFFSPPTIQLKSPEARSPVMDNNILPAPSYPTPTLSPAPSYSTPPLPAFTATRPVAFSPPPPLASCSMPPLKAFPIHPPPPSLSLSSPPPKSTVMFPRSTAVPQYNPPPTAAPVSQYLPPNPPVTQYIPPPTSPRPNTFVPFTPQPIGQQNQQQPIKTGILEKGAAAIRRSSTARKSMFTFKEKPVMAPNPELLSLVQGNDDRKKHGLRSVPDPAPEEELLALGAEASNFLAREEVKAEAANVPEWSSCLKSSRTREPRVQHQPEQTLTNASGKGAELFAKRQSRMEKYVVENQNVYGGGGGQMRSPSPTASLPPSWIYPSNMPGRVKAIANNTDLSARLTRTLQTPQPVNRRPSQQASTPAPVLAEPPLEYGCTKIEMDLSRHQPYQLNSSLFIFNPVQDSTSTLLSALPRGAPPPPKPLVSSEAYSRQASLPSSNPQSHNYNSLPRFRPTLSPSLQPPSGGIGDEEGVPSDHDHHHHPHQDTAVHPSVQQPRGTPHFQAPPPGDSHLPCLPTLGDKVQVTHCGQPSHQTLLHSLFIQA